The following DNA comes from Brassica oleracea var. oleracea cultivar TO1000 chromosome C5, BOL, whole genome shotgun sequence.
CACATATAGACATCATGTACTCTGCTGCATCTAACTTGAACATTTCCCTCAAATTCCTGAAACAAAAGGCACAGAATATCAATTTTGAACAAAACAATCACTTATCTCATATGAAAGAGAGATCAAGAGGAACAACAGAGATATAAGGCGGAGCTAAGATGTTCATAACTTTTACAAGTATCTTTATCTGCCAGAAGAAAAACTGTTTTTACCTGAAAACCATAGGACAATAGTCTTTCCAAGAGAAGTCGATAGATTTGTGCGGAGGCGTAAAATTAGAGCCGTCTTTAGGGAAGAACATCACCGTTCTGGCCTTCTTACCAAAGTCAGAACCACGCACGTCTCGCCTTGGCACTGGTGTAATTTTCCCAACAGTATACCTATAAGCTTCCAATGATTCTTGTGTTAAAAGGAATATTATAATGCAATCTTAGAGAAATATGCAGTGGATACATGTAAGCCATCATCATAACAAATATGCAAACAGGTTCACTCAAGAATCAATGAGAACTGAGAAATAGACTTAAGGGTGTTGATATAGGTTACCTGATACCAAGTTGGAGATTAAGCATCAGATGATAATTATGTTCCCCAGTAAGAAAGGTCAAGAAAGTCCTCGCACTGACTTGCTTACTAAGAGTTGAAGGTGGTCTAATTTTGAGTGACCTGTCAACAGAACTCGTGGTGACACTTTCTCTAATCAAAACTCCTTGCATGTACTCCCTTTCGTAAGCGACACGGTTCTTCTTATCCTGTCCCTCGCTTTGCCCTGAGCCCAAAGTCCTTGCAGACTTAGATGTCAACTCTCTTGGATGATCAGACATTCCACTAGTTGAAGTTCTCATGGAAAGGCTTCGATTCACAGTGCTCAAACTCAAACTCCTAAGCTCATCAACATCTATCGACGAGCTACGAGAAAGCACAAACTTCCCCGTGTCATCATACTCAAGAGACCGGCACCACTTCTTCAGAGAAGGATGTTTACTCCCAGCAGGATAAAAGATTCCCTTCCCGTCTTTAACACCACGAGACCACGTCCCAAAATACAAAGAACCATCAGCAAACTTATAAACCCCAGAGCCATGTCTACACCCATTCAACCAAAACCCATCGAAAAGATCACCATTACCCCATCTCATCACCCCTCTCCCACACATCTTACCCTTCTTCCAGCTCCCTATGTACCTATTCCCATTAGTCCAAGAGTAACTGCCACGCCCTTCTTGCGACCCTTCTCTCCATGAGCCATCGTAAAGATCAGAGTTGCAATACTCTTTCCTCCCGAGGCCGTGCCTTACGTTCATCCTCCATGCTCCACTGTAAACAGATTGGTCTGGTGAAGTCATGGTGCCGATGCCGTGAAGGTAGCCGCCGGAGAAGTCTCCCTCGTATTTGGCTCCGGATGACCATATAAGCTTCCCTTTGCCAGAGATTTTGCCTTGGTCCCAGTCTCCTTCGTAGACGGTTCCATCTGACCATGAGTACTTTCCCTTACCATGAGGAAGCAATCCTTTGACTTCACCAGAGTAGAAATCACCGTTTGAGAATTCTCTTCTTTCTTCAGGAGGGCTGAGGATACTACACAAAAAAAGTATCAAACTTTAACAAGCTAGGTGGGAAATGAATTAGGAATTGATTAGTTAAGAACGAAACACACACACACACACCTTGTATCCATCTCAGCTTTAGCTTCTAGGTGATCCAAGAACATTTGTTTCACCCACTTTACAAATGATGTTTAAAGCTGCCTTCTTGAGCACATGGTCCTCTTCTCTGCAGAGGAATAAAGATCAAATTTTTGAATCAGAAACTCGTCGGATTGATCAAATACTCAATCGTGAAGAAGTCAAACAGCAAAACCCATTACTCAACCAATCTCGGAACATGACAATTTCATAGCTTTTCGACGGAGAAAAACAAAATCAAACTCAGCGAAAAACCCAAATACGCAGCGTACTCACCCAGACGAATCTTAACAAGGGAGAAGAAAGCTCAAAGATTGAGCAAAGAGTTTGAGAAGCTTTTTTTTTAATTTATTCTGAGGTTTTACTGTAAAATATTTATGTTTCCGCCCGCATGCACCAATGTTCCATTCAAACCCAGCTTCCTCTTTCTCTTTTTAGCGAGTTTATACGACATGTTTTTTTTCTTCTTTCTCTTCTCTTATAAAATATCTTTTATTAATATATTGACTGGTTCATATAAATGGGCACATATTTTCTTAAGAAATAGTATAAAAAGACTTTTTCTTTCAAAATCTTGTTCTCTGGGAAAAAAAAAATCAAAATTTTGAACTAATTTTCATATTAAAAAGCTTGAGAAAATTGCATTTTATTGCTGTATCATTTATTTTCAAGTGTCAACAAAATAGAAATAAATAAAAAAATGACATGACAAAATATAAATCAGATTCTCGGATTTAAATACCGGCTATGAACCTTTTTGACCTTCTACAGCTAACAATACACAGTCTCTCGTGTTCAGAAAAAATAATAATTTAAAAGTACTTTATGGATTATGATGCATGAAAACAAATCACTAAATTACATATTTCAGTTGTTATATTGCAAATATCTTCGAGGTAGCGAATTTAAATTTTGCAAGCTTTTCATATAGTGATTTGTTGGAGTTGGTATATTGCCAAACACTACATAAACTAAACACTAATTATTATTGATTACTGCATGATAACGCATGGTGAATTTTTATAATAATGTTTATTTATTAAATAGTTTTAACATTTTGCAACACTATAATTTTTATCGATTATAAAATGACGAATACAAATGTTGGTCTTTTAAATATATCATCGTTGTTGTATAGTTAACGTATTACATATTATTTTAATTATTTTTAAGACTTCACATGTACAAAAGGAAATTAAGTTTTGCGGCTGACACAAATAACCAAAACCAAATAGACAACATCGATTGTATAATGACGAAAGGGGATTATGTTTTCTGCTCTCGATTTGTTTACTATTGACTCTCCATAAGTGATTTCATTTCCACCTCTATAAAATTGTGCTTTCATTCCAGTTTTTGTTTCATTGATATGAATTAAGTTTCTTTTTTTTTAACTTTTTTTTTATGAATTCGTTGAATTACATAAGTGTCAACTTAAAAAAAAATAGACATATGTAAAAATTAGTTTCACTCCAGATACATATCTAAGAATTAAAATTGTGAAAAAATCACCGGCAAACTATATTAACATGTTAGTGTTCAAATCTAATATATCAAGTTGTTATAAAATATAAGTGCAGACTCGAAATATAAATGTCTGTCTAGTTTATATTCATCAGCTCGGTCTAAAATCATCTAATTCAAGAACAACAAAACAAATTACTTATTTCACCAGTTCAGATAATATCTGAATCCAAACGGGTAATGTCTGAACCCGGATGAATATTTATATTTCTAGTTTACTTCTCTCATTTTATTCAAAATATTTATATTAATAATGATTATTGCTCAAAATTAGATAATATACATATAATTATGGACAAAATCATTTGCTACTCACTTAAAATATATATTAAGCTCTTGTTTTTTTGCATTAACAAAAGTTGCATCTAAATTTTCAAAACAACAACTAAATTTGTGTCTTTCTAATCTATTAATAGTTTAGTCTTTTAAAAATTAGAAAACCAGTTAAGTTAAAATATAGTTTAAATACAAAAAACTTAAACAATGAATAATTTATTTATTTTTTCTTCAAAATTTAAATATCTGAACCCAACCCAAAATATCTGAACCCGAACATAAAATATCCGAACCCCTCTCGAATGTAGAAATATCAGAGTGGGTTCTATACCTTTATATTGAAATACCTGATACGAACCCGAACGTGTATCCGAACGTCCACCCCTACGATATATGATCATTTATATCTTGTTTGAACAAAAAAAAAATTAAACCATTGATCACAAAATTTTCAATGTGGGACTTTTACCGTTTTTAGTAATTTATAGTCGGTTTTAAAAAATCAAAATATAACATATAAGAAAAAATCTATTTTTTTTTATTTTATGCTTAATGTGATTGTTTAATTTCTTTTAATAGTATAAACTTAAACAAAAAAGAGAGAGGTTAGAAAAAATGTTATCAAAAATGTATTATTCATAATCGTTAATTGTCATATATATGTTAACCATATTATTTAAGTAAAGAACAAATATTCTTTTGTACACTACTAATTAATTTTATAGTTAGTTTAATAAAAAACATAATATATGTTTATATGGACCAACTAATTTTTCTAACAATTCTAAGAATCATTTTCGTGATGACACGTGGTTACGAAAATATGTTATGATGCTCCAGCCATTAATATATAGGGAATATTTAACTAAGAAAATGTAATTAAGTTAATTGTAGGAATTGTCAAATATGTTAACGGTAGAGATTTTTAATCTGATTTTAAACCATTATTCCAAAGTATATTTTTAAAATGATAAGAACATCTAGCAGTCTTCATATTTTGATGATGAATAGCGTGTACTTCGATTCTTCCAATTATGAAAATCGAATTTGTTATTACACAGAATGTGAACATACTAAAATAATGTGAGATCTCTGATACGTCCAACAACCAATTGATTATAACTATAAGTAAAATTTTGTAAAGACTGGTCTCCGAGCCATAGTATATAGTATCGAAATGAGTTTGTTTTCTCATGCATTACGGTCAAACCAATTTTTTAAAAAATAATCTAAGTTATCTAACTAAAGTTTTAAGTCAGATCAATATATAATTAGTTTGGATAATCTATATTAACTTTAAAATTGTACAACTGTCAAATCATCCAGGAGGTTCAAATAATCAAATCCATATTGATTCGGACGACGTTCGTTGATTAATAATCCCATATAAAAGTATTATTTGTCTACTGTCATCGAAAAACATATTTTCACAAATAATTGAAGGGAATGCAATCCATTATACATAGTTTTATACTTGGGATTTATACGCTCGTTCAGAATAAAGCCTAATAGGCTTCAAATACCCGCAAGGCTCTCCACTGGAAAAGAGCTTTATTCCCAAGAAACAAAGGCATTAGTTCCTCAAAATATAGTTTACAGTATGTGGTTGCGTTGCAGAAAAGTGATCATTAGTAGAGATGCATTATTCATGACTATGTTGCAGTTTAAAAACATTGGAAAGTTTAAACAACCAATTCATTTTTTTCACGTTTAAACCTAACAAAAAAAATTTTAGAGTAGTTGAACAATAATTATATTTTTCAATATAATATAACTCAATGAATGTGAGACGAAACGAAAAAAGTTTCAACCGATGACCAAAAAGAAAAGATGACAAAAGCAACAAAAAGTTCAACCACGTTGATCTGATCATATTTACATGCACGACGTTTTACGTTGAAATTAATCATAGCACGACCAAAGAACAAATAAATCAAAGTACTTTGATGAGTTGATGTAGACAAATAAATTAAAGTTGACCACTCCCAACGCTCAGAAATTTGTGAAGAGTAACAACTTGAAAAAAAATAAGTCCCTGATGTTTATATATTTCACTGTACTCCGATACTACTTCAAATATAGGTTTTATAGACCAAATAAAATCACATAAATGGCTGTATAAGAAAACAAAAAGACATTTGCACCGTCCAGGATAATATTTAGTTATCTATAGATAAGAAAGCCCGACCAGATATATTTTTCTGCCGGTGGGTTTTCAAATAACTAAATTTAGTATATGGACGATGTTGACGTGGGGAGATGGAAAAAAATGAACAAAGAACGACAACGATGTTGTGCGATACTATTAAAAGAGATGGTGACTTCGTGAATTGTGACAACACAAATGAACAAGACAAACCATGCGTGATAGGATCCTGACATTTTTTTATTGTTTTCCTTTTGCTAATTAAACATGGACCCCTTTACGTTGCTTGCTGATTTTTTTATTTGTTTGCTTTTGCTTTGTGAATTGTTTTTCATTTCAATAAGCATACACATCTGCTTCAATATATTCGGCGAAAAACTAACTTATAATGATCAAAAATATCATTTTGGGGTTTGGAGAATAAGGTTCCAACTGATAATAATTTAATGATCGATATGCATAAATTCACGTTTAAAAAGAAAACACAATGCTTTCTTTATATAATTTGCATGCTGCATATGCTACAGTATAATGCAAAAATACAGTACTCCAGTGACCTGAACAAGAATTGCAAATTTTGCAAAGTCTCAACATGATTAATTAAAATATTTTCTTTATTAAATATGAATCATAGTGCCTTTTTAATCAACTACTAGATTTGATCCGTCCTTTAAAGGCGGGTATATTTTTTATTTTATTTTTTTGAGACATTTAATTTTTATATTTATGTTATTTTTTGTAATCATATTTGTGTTTAATATTTATTTAGTTTAATATAATTTTTGGTAACTATATTAAATATGTTAAGTTGTATAACTTTTCACTTATGCCATATGCATTTCAAAAAATATTTTAAAATTTTATTACTAAGGTTTGTAACATATTATATTTTTGTAATAGTTACCTAACATAATTAACCAAGAATATTAGTACCCAGAAAAACCCAATTAGCCAAGAATATTCGTACCCAGAAAAACCCAACTCTGAATCGACCCAAGAATCAAAGTCAATTACTCTATTAGATCTGACCTATATACTCGAACGGTTCTTAAAGTGTTATATCCGAAACCAATATCAAATTTAACCCGCATCGAAAACCAAACAATTTTTTTGAAAAATGTATTAAAAAATAATTTTAATATATTCTGTTATATATATGTAAATGGGTTAATATGATCTTCACTAACTTTAAGTAAAATCACATTGAACAATTTTTTTTTAATTAAATAACCTAT
Coding sequences within:
- the LOC106294811 gene encoding phosphatidylinositol 4-phosphate 5-kinase 7-like — translated: MFLDHLEAKAEMDTSILSPPEERREFSNGDFYSGEVKGLLPHGKGKYSWSDGTVYEGDWDQGKISGKGKLIWSSGAKYEGDFSGGYLHGIGTMTSPDQSVYSGAWRMNVRHGLGRKEYCNSDLYDGSWREGSQEGRGSYSWTNGNRYIGSWKKGKMCGRGVMRWGNGDLFDGFWLNGCRHGSGVYKFADGSLYFGTWSRGVKDGKGIFYPAGSKHPSLKKWCRSLEYDDTGKFVLSRSSSIDVDELRSLSLSTVNRSLSMRTSTSGMSDHPRELTSKSARTLGSGQSEGQDKKNRVAYEREYMQGVLIRESVTTSSVDRSLKIRPPSTLSKQVSARTFLTFLTGEHNYHLMLNLQLGIRYTVGKITPVPRRDVRGSDFGKKARTVMFFPKDGSNFTPPHKSIDFSWKDYCPMVFRNLREMFKLDAAEYMMSICGDDGLTEICSPGKSGSIFYLSHDDRFVIKTLKKSELKVLLRMLPRYYKHVGDHENTLITKFFGVHRITLKWGKKVRFVVMGNMFCTELKIHRRYDLKGSSHGRFTEKIKIQEKTTLKDLDLAYEFHMDKLLREALFKQIYLDCAFLESLQIIDYSLLLGLHFRAPGQLNDILEPPNAMSDQESVSSVDVGVTQELSIPPKGLLLVTHEPNSVSTAPGPHIRGSTLRAFSVGEQEVDLILPGTARLRVQLGVNMPAQAHHKLDEDKEESATIELFEVYDVVVYMGIIDILQEYNTKKKVEHKCKSLQYDPMTISVTEPTIYSKRFVNFLHKVFPEEM